The Candidatus Hydrogenedentota bacterium genome includes a window with the following:
- a CDS encoding four helix bundle protein: protein MPSRGSSASDCSHNSDPAGGPNYSRASRDTQRLLPKRGNYRKLITYRKAEVIFDITYHFCERFLRFPDRTIGQMVQAARSAKQNIVEGSKAGTTSRETEIRLTNVARASFEELLLDYRDFLRVRGHEIWEKDSRKAQHARKMGMKSPLSYEDFREIVETRNADIVANVAICLIFQATYLLDRQLASLGRSFLEEGGFREHMTRERLKARYNRSTNPDKEVEE, encoded by the coding sequence ATGCCCAGTCGCGGTAGTTCCGCGTCTGACTGCTCTCACAACTCGGATCCGGCAGGTGGTCCTAATTACTCCCGTGCATCGCGTGACACGCAACGGCTGCTTCCGAAGCGTGGCAACTATCGGAAGCTGATCACGTACCGAAAGGCGGAAGTCATCTTTGACATCACGTACCACTTCTGCGAACGGTTCCTGAGATTTCCCGACAGAACGATTGGCCAGATGGTACAGGCCGCACGCTCGGCCAAACAGAACATTGTCGAAGGAAGCAAAGCTGGAACAACTTCGCGCGAGACCGAAATCAGACTGACCAATGTTGCCCGCGCAAGCTTCGAGGAATTACTTCTTGATTACCGCGACTTCTTGCGCGTTCGTGGTCACGAGATTTGGGAGAAAGACAGCCGCAAAGCGCAGCATGCCCGGAAGATGGGAATGAAGTCACCGCTGAGCTACGAGGATTTCCGCGAAATTGTGGAAACACGCAACGCAGACATTGTGGCCAATGTCGCAATTTGCCTAATCTTTCAGGCCACATACCTTCTTGATCGGCAGTTGGCCAGCCTCGGGCGATCGTTCCTCGAGGAAGGCGGTTTTCGCGAGCACATGACCCGTGAGCGGCTTAAGGCGAGGTATAACCGAAGTACGAATCCTGATAAGGAGGTCGAGGAATGA
- a CDS encoding M28 family peptidase: protein MQATLASGVTRTLVLAAVLGCLRVLADAPPNVRTMLPQIHAEDIRRHVYYLASEELQGRLTGTEGEKLATSYVADVFKTLGLKPAGDNGDYFDSFEFTAGVSLGEGNALTLSAGKAQSTFAVDTDWRPLAFSKPGATEAGVVFAGYGIVAPTHEEQAEYDSYVHLDVQDKWVLVLRFIPESVPAPRRQHFNRYAGLRYKAMLARDRGAKGLLVVSGPNSKVSQPLVALNFDASFSGSSIAAISVTDTVADALLKRAGKSLKELQDALDTGDPVMGFPIPDAMLTANVAIQQERRTGRNVLGRLDPPSGKTESMVVVGAHIDHLGPDASTGSLARDDERERIHYGGDDNASGVAGVLEIAQWFVSTDIAERPSHSILFAAWSGEELGLLGSAHYTREFAEQLNADTISPAIRAYVNMDMIGRLRDSVVIGGIGSSSIWNDEIEAANKGGIVSVSTQDDSYLPTDATSFFVKGVPFINAFTGAHEDYHTPRDTAEKVNCEGAASVAQLMANITRSLANRAEPPDYIGQAKPQGSGTNTGLRATLGTIPDYGQSGVLGVLLAGVREGGPAAAAGVRGGDIIVELGGMKVENIYDYTYAIEALKIGESVTIAVTREGQRIELRITPAPRE from the coding sequence GTGCAGGCTACCCTGGCGTCCGGCGTAACGCGCACACTCGTGCTGGCGGCAGTGCTTGGTTGCCTTCGCGTGCTGGCGGACGCGCCGCCGAACGTGCGCACCATGCTCCCACAGATTCACGCGGAGGACATTCGGCGGCACGTGTACTACCTCGCATCCGAGGAATTGCAGGGCCGGCTTACAGGGACCGAGGGCGAAAAGCTCGCGACCAGCTACGTTGCCGATGTGTTCAAAACCCTCGGCCTGAAACCAGCCGGCGATAACGGCGACTACTTCGATTCGTTCGAGTTCACCGCCGGCGTGTCGTTGGGCGAGGGCAATGCGCTAACGCTTAGCGCCGGGAAAGCGCAGTCCACTTTTGCCGTGGATACCGACTGGCGCCCGCTCGCCTTCTCGAAGCCGGGCGCGACGGAGGCGGGCGTTGTCTTCGCCGGCTACGGCATCGTCGCCCCCACGCACGAAGAACAGGCCGAGTACGATTCGTACGTGCATCTGGACGTGCAGGACAAATGGGTGCTCGTCCTCCGTTTCATTCCGGAAAGCGTCCCCGCGCCGCGCAGGCAACACTTCAACCGGTACGCCGGGCTGCGCTACAAAGCCATGCTCGCGCGTGATCGCGGCGCAAAGGGGTTGCTCGTCGTGAGCGGCCCCAACTCGAAGGTCTCGCAGCCACTGGTCGCGCTGAATTTCGACGCGTCGTTCTCCGGATCGAGCATCGCCGCGATCAGCGTTACCGATACGGTTGCGGACGCACTTCTGAAACGTGCGGGCAAGTCACTGAAAGAATTGCAGGACGCGTTGGATACCGGCGATCCCGTTATGGGATTTCCCATTCCGGACGCAATGCTCACCGCGAACGTAGCCATTCAACAGGAAAGACGCACGGGGCGAAACGTGCTGGGACGTCTCGATCCGCCCTCGGGCAAGACCGAATCCATGGTCGTCGTCGGCGCGCACATCGATCACCTTGGACCCGATGCATCGACCGGATCGCTCGCGCGGGACGACGAGCGCGAACGGATTCATTACGGCGGAGACGACAATGCGTCGGGCGTCGCGGGCGTACTCGAGATCGCGCAGTGGTTTGTCAGTACCGATATCGCCGAACGGCCGAGCCACAGCATCTTGTTCGCCGCGTGGTCGGGCGAGGAACTGGGCCTGCTCGGATCGGCCCACTACACGCGGGAATTTGCGGAACAGTTAAACGCCGACACGATATCGCCCGCGATCCGCGCGTACGTGAACATGGACATGATCGGGCGGTTGCGGGACAGTGTCGTAATCGGCGGCATCGGGTCGAGTTCAATCTGGAACGACGAGATCGAAGCCGCAAACAAAGGTGGCATCGTTTCCGTCTCGACGCAGGACGACAGCTACCTGCCGACCGATGCGACGTCGTTCTTCGTGAAGGGCGTTCCGTTCATCAACGCGTTCACCGGCGCCCACGAGGATTACCACACGCCGCGCGACACCGCCGAGAAGGTGAATTGCGAAGGCGCGGCGAGCGTGGCGCAGCTTATGGCGAACATCACCCGGTCGCTCGCGAACCGCGCGGAGCCGCCGGACTACATCGGCCAGGCAAAACCGCAGGGTAGCGGCACGAACACAGGGCTGCGCGCGACGCTCGGTACCATTCCCGACTACGGTCAGAGCGGCGTATTGGGCGTGCTGCTTGCCGGCGTTCGAGAAGGCGGGCCTGCCGCCGCGGCGGGGGTCAGGGGCGGCGATATCATCGTCGAACTCGGCGGGATGAAAGTCGAGAACATTTACGACTACACCTATGCGATCGAAGCGCTGAAAATCGGCGAATCCGTGACCATCGCCGTAACGCGCGAAGGCCAACGAATCGAACTGAGGATCACGCCGGCGCCACGGGAGTAG